The Zygotorulaspora mrakii chromosome 4, complete sequence nucleotide sequence TTTTTtggaacttttttcaaataagcAATGTTATTTTTGCctgaattgtttttgcaTTGCAAATTTGTCTCTAGTAATATCCAAATGGGTTCCATACCTTGAGATCCATTTCTTAAAACAAACTTTGGCTTGTCGAATATGCTTTTGAACTTATTGTACTTGTCTGATTTGTAAACAAAATGAAGAGTACTCTTCCTGGAAAAAAGCTTATCTGTTTTCCGCACAAGATAAACTTGTTTATAATACTTAGCCAAACACATATCGTCAATATCCGTCGTAGTATTTACATCAAGAGTATCTCGTGCTAAAAGGGTACAAGAATCTTCATTAATACCCACAATCGGATAGTCATGGTTCTTGATCAGTgaattttccaattctcCAGAATTGTCTCCGGTGCCGATAGCCATATAGCAAAACCCGCTTCGATAAAACTCGATGAGCTTCTTTACGCTATACCTCTTAGCATCGACTATCTCTGGGATGTAACCAGTTAATGTAAACATATCTATTGCAAAATTAGATCCCGGACAGTCGTAGGAGCCGGTCGTGACTTGCAAGTATGCCAGTTCAATTATCTTATCATTTAAGTCCTCACTCAAAACTGCCAATTGTTTGCCTCTTTTGGTCGTTGGAATAGAAGATATATCGACCGTCACCAATCTTTCGTTAGAGCCATTAAAATTGAGGTTTACATGGTATTTATATGGTCCAACTTTTACAATTAGCGGTAAACTTACCTTTTGATTCTTAATGACAATCATGGATGCAACGAATGAGCAATTCTCGATGTCTCGACTTTGCTGTATCGAACCGGGTGACGTCAACGTATCAGCTACCAGAGCTTTTCTAAGACAGTAAATAGACAGTATTTTATCAGACTTAGACTGTAATACTATATCGTGATTCCACTGTAGTGGACCTGCCAAATCTGCCTCCAACGGCGGATAAAACCTGTCTTCAACTTTGGAAGTAAGCCATAGCAATTTCCTCTTGGTATTCATAGCATCTGAATCTCGCTTTAGCTGTAACAGGCCGCCTATAAATGCAACATCGTTACTCTTGGAGGCTTCCACACTCAAGTTTTCTAGAGCTTTGGCGTAATCCTTCGATTCGCCGCAGTAAAACCATCTGCGTACAACATTTAACGCCTCCCAGCCATCCATGACACTCTGCAACAAGTGAAAAATAAGCGCACCTAGACAAACAGTAAGCCTGGGATCACCTTCGATGGTTTAACAGCTGCATTCTATTTCTATAATATAACCTTCTCTTCATAAgcgaaatttcaaaattccCTTATTGAGGATATTAAAGGAAAATATTGAGAAGGTTGGCGATGAGAGCCTCATTACAGAAAGTAACCAAACAGGTATAAAAGATAAACAAAATGCCTAACTCCCTGTCCAGACTTAAGTTCATCAATAAGAATTTACTAGGCAGAAAGAGACCTACAATAATCAGCGTAGTCAAAGACGAGGAAAAGGACCAAGAGACAATAATGTCGATTATGAAGGAAGTTGAAACGGATACAACGATTGCCTACAACGAAGTGCTGGAAAAATGTAATGAACAGTATAGATCAAAAGTTAATCCTGTGCTGAACAAAGACTTTCATCAAATGTATATTGAAGGATGGTTCAGCCATGACCTACCGCCTCAAATGTCAGCACTCGATGCCTCACAGCCGTGGATGTTGTATTGGTTAGCTAACTCAATGAAAGTTTTAAACAAAAATGGACTGACAGATGAGATAAAGGAGCGTATCGCTGAAAAGGTATTTGCTATCAGTCCTCAAGGTGGGCCATTTGGCGGAGGAGTTGGCCAATTACCTCATCTTGCCAGCAATTACGCTGCAATTAATGCCTTAGCATTGTGTGATAATATCGGTGGCTGCTGGGATAAGCTCAATCTGAAAGCAATTTATGAATGGCTTATGTCTTTGAAGCAGGTAGATGGTTGCTTCAAAACGTGCTCCGGCATTGGAGAAACAGATACTAGGGGCGTTTATTGTGCCTTAAGTGTAGCGTCGATGCTGGGTATAATGACCCCTGAGCTATGTGAGGGTGTCGAAGACTTTTTGATCTCCTGCCAGAACTATGAAGGAGGGTTTGGCGGCTGCGCACACGAAGATGAGGCTCACGGAGGGTATACTTTCTGTGCAATTGCAAGCTTGAGTATATTGGCGGCGATCGATCGCATTGACACATCCAAGTTAGCTCTGTGGTGCAGTCAAAGACAGGACAATGCCGAAAAGGGGTTCTGTGGAAGAAGTAATAAATTAGTGGATGGTTGCTACAGTTTTTGGATTGGCAGTACCGCATCAATACTTGAATGGCATGGCTGTGCAGAGTGTGTCAATAAAGAAGCACTGAAAGAATATATACTTTATTGCTGCCAATCCAGCAAGCGCCCCGGATTACAAGATAAGCCAGGAACAAATCCGGACTTTTACCACACAAATTATGTTTTACTAGGATTGGCAATTGCGGAGAACGCAGTTTTCATTACTAGTAAAGAAGGAGATAATAAGTCAAAAGAGCAAGTTCTGATAGAAGAACCATCATCAGCAACGCACTTTAATTCACCGTCATGTCTCACAGCAATAAATCCAATATATGGATTGCCAGTTGAAgaattattcaattttagCACACACTTCAGACATAAAAAGAGCAGCTGCTCAAGCTAAATAAACACATAATCAAACAAAAAGCGCACAATTATATCCTATGAGATAAAATTGCCAATTTATTGGTATTAATGCGTAATTTAAGTCatctttttatttgaaatggGTTGAATTGATATATGCAGGCTGTGATTCACCTCGCGTAGTAAACTTAGTATCTTGATTGGTAAGGGAAATATATAAACTTTAGACAGTGACCACGAATTAGGCAAGATTTTTGTTGTATCTCACAGTTCAAGTTGATTCGAAACAGCAATGGACTTATTTAGAAGGATTTTACATGGTGGTGAGGTGCCATTTACTCCTATTCCAGGAACTTTCCCTGAACCGCAAACACAGCAAGAGACACAGACACAGAGAAGAGACGGCTCAGAACAAGAGGAGACCAGCAGACCGACGACTAGACGAACAATTTTATCCCGTAGAACCATAGCGATGATGGTGCTGCAACTCCCACTGGTGATTTTGCATTACATTATGAGCTTTATGATTACTATGGTGTCTTTAATTAAACCACTCTATGCTCTTCAAGGATTTTATAAGAGGAAAAGTATGCGGACGTCTGATGGAAAATCCAGGCTGAACAACCTTTTAGAACTATTGAGCaatgaatcagaaagaactttgaattcTGAAGACAGTGGCCTGACAACCTACAGTTTTGGGTCATTATACAGCTTGGAAAATGGGAGTTTTTGTCAAGACATCGTGCAAGGAAGCTATACCGATTTGTTAAATGCATGCTCCGAACAATGTAAGTTTGCAATGATATACCTACATGACTCATTACTGGATAACAGCACCGAATATGTCAATGGATTGCTATGCACCGAACAGTTCACTACATTAATTAAAAAGTACCAAATATTGCTGTGGTTCAGTGATGTGTCGACGTCTGAAGGGCTACAAGTAGCGAATGCCTTGAAGGTGAGACAATTCCCATTTTTAGGCTTGCTCAGTCTCAAAgcagaaaataaaatcgaGCTGTTTGGCAGAATGGAGGGGAGTTTGACCCAATATAAGGCCAATTTCCTGGAAAATATGCTGGGAAAGGCTTATTCGAAACTTCTTCAGATACGTCAACAGAGGCAAAACAATGCTCTTCAACAGCTCATAAGAGAACAACAAGACAATCGATACAATGAGTCGCTCAGTGCGGATCAGCGAAGAGAACGCGAAAGAGCAACACAACGGGACACGATGAATCAGGCAATTGAACAGGCAAGACTGAAAATGTTATGGCTGCTCTGGAGGAAGTCCACGTTAGCACCAGAACCTTCAAGTGACTCCGGCATTCCAACCTGCAAAGTTGCTATTAGGGCAGACTCCGGCGAAAGAGTTATCAGAAGATTCGATGCTTCTTTaccaattgaagaaatataCGCTTTCGTAGAGCTTCAACGAACACCCAACACTTTGGACGCTGAAGAATCCCAAAACACCGGAGCTCCACCTCGGGGATACCATCATCAATATGAATTCACACTGGTTAGTCCTGTACCAAGAAAAGAGCTCGAACCTTCAACAGTTATTCACGATGAAACTGCTATTTTCCCGTCGGGTACAATAATTATAGAAAATGTCAATCGGGATTAATGTGCAATGACGAGTTTACTTTATATAGATACACATATGTAATTAGGTATGCATAGTTGTAAATTAGACAAAATTATGGGCGTGCAGCCAGGTACATGAAACTTGCAACTATCTTTTTAACTTTTTGCCCTTTTTTGGCTTTGCCACGACAGCTTTgcccttcttcttcttcttcttcttaATCAAACCTTTCATAGAGCCCTTGATCactgctgaaaaattctgccAGAACTTATCAAGGTCATCAGCTTTCACCACCGTAGAGCACTTGTTCTTTTTCGCATCTGACAAATACGATATCCTTATCAGTAGAGGGTAAACCTCCTGGGATACATCCTTGAAGTGTGTCTGCTGTGCCTTCCTCGAAATATCAAAATGGGGATTATTCGTGGCATCAAATTCTCGGTTTCCCTCCACCGGTTCACCTTTTACCAACCTTTTTGTGCTGACACGTACTGTaacttctttctcattAGCTGCCTTGAAGTATTCTGAAATCTTGGGAAGGAACTCTTCTATACTCAAACAGCCCTCATTAACCATTATGAAAGCCGCTATACGTCTCCAGAACCTCAGAGCAATTACAAGAGACACCGTTTTGTCGATCTGTACTGGCCATCACTaggaaatttttcagatagAGAGAATCAATTGCTAAAACAAGTCGACCAATCTACATCACGTGACTTACTCCCACACCTAATATAAAGCAATATTGCAGCATTATCTCAGCTCAAGTGATTTAACAAGCTACTTCTGCTCTCGACAAGAAAGAACTCTCAAACAGCTACTATATAGGCTTGCTTGTATTGTATTTTGCCACTGCTTTTTATAAACACGAAAAATGCGGGCGCGTTCCTTTATCGCTCGCTATCTGACAACATTTGCTGAAATTTGATTATTACAAATGAGAATTGACTATAGTTGGATATGGAATTGAGCAGGTCGCAATCCGTTGtcagtttcatttttgctTCACACACggaaaaaaagaacgtATATACGTGGTAGGACTGCCCGTTGTAGTTGTTTATTACCGAGATATCCAGTAGGCAAGGTATAAGCTGCCGTGTGGATGAGGCCACCATCACGTTCAGAGCAGGCAACATGCTTTGTTGGGAGCGGCATTGTAGCATTGGGTGCTGGAACACCTTATTTATTATCCTTCTATGCTCCACAATTACTGGCCAAATGTAATCTACctgtttcaaatttaaGCACGTTGTCATTGGCGATGAGTTTAGGAAGTTCTCTTTTGGGATTTTTTGCAGGTATAGTTATTGATAAAAGCGTTGCAGGTTCCTGCTTGATTGGAGCTCTCTGTACCTTTTCTGCGTACTCTATTCTTCACTATTGTTATGTCCATGAATTGGCTAACGTTCCACTGATTGCTTTTGGACTGACCCTGGTTGGCTTTGGTTCTGTCTCCGGATTTTATGCTGCTGTCAAATGCTGTACAACTAATTTTCCGCATCATAGGGGCACCGCTGGCGCCTTTCCTGTGGCATTGTATGCACTGGCTGGTATGCTCTTTTCCACGATATGTACTGAAGTGTTTGGGGATGACGTTGAAGGCatattcaagtttttgacATACGTTTGCTCAAGTATGATATTTGTAGGATGCTGGACAATGAAAATTATGGTAACTCCAAAGGCTCGAAAAGTTAAAAGGAGAAACtcttcaattgatcaaCAAGTACCAAATTCGAGGGGTTCAAATAGCAATATGTCGGAAACGCCAAGTACACAACCCATCATGATTAGCAGTGAAAGGCAAGGGAATGAGATTCCACATTCCTTCCCAGTGCATTCGCAGAACCGTAATGGGTCTCTCTCCAGCACTTCCAGCTCATCACTAGCTTCATCATTTCAATCTCTATGGTCGAATAAAAGATCGGATTCCTTCATCTGGTCTAAGGATCTGCCTGGATCTTTATCCTTCTGGGGATGGGGAAGAGTTCGCGATGAAGATGCGTTGTCAGAAAGCCCATCAGCTCACCCTTTTCCACCTCCTTCAATGCCACAACTTCCTCCACTTTCGAGGACACGACAAAGCTACTCTTCTACAAACTCTAGTCCTCGTCGTCAAAGGTTCGACAGCTTCACTAATCTTGATAGAACCGATAGCTTTAAACGCGATCAGCCGGGAGCGCATGTTCTTCAAAGAGGTACAAATAATGAGGTTTTTACCAATATGGAAGATTCAACGAGGAACTCTATATACAAAGAAAGCTCTTCATGGAAAAATAGTCATGTATTTCGTACCATGAAGAAACCGCGTTTTATTCTatatttcatcatattGGCGACACTACAGGGTATTGGTCAAATGTATATTTTTTCCGTTGGCTTTATCGTACAAACGCAAGTATACTCGACTTCTCCTGAAAAGTACAAGCTAAATCCCGAGTCTATTCAATCCCTACAagtttcaattatttcaatACTATCGTTTTTAGGTAGGTTATCTTCCGGCCCATTTAGCGACCTTTTAGTAAAAAAACTAAAGGCACAGAGGCTTTGGAatattgttgttgctggCATATTGTTTGTTTATGCCTCTCTTCAAATGCTCCAAGTTTCCCACGTTAATCTAAGCGCCATAATGGAAGGACCCGATAACATCAAGAATATTTCCTTTTGCTCCGCATTATTTGGATATGGTTTTGGAATACTATTTGGAACATTTCCTTCTATAATTGCAGACGCATTCGGCACAGAAGGATTCAGTACGATATGGGGATTATCGACTAGTGGAGGGTTGTTCACTGTGAAGTATTTTTGCTCTGTATTAGGGGTAGATTTGCAAAACCATGTTGAAGACGGCAAAAAGTATTGTGAAAAGGGAACTGTCTGCTATAGCCACACGTTCCACTTGAcagctttttttgcaatgCTCGTTACGGTATTTACCTTGGCAGTCATCACCGTTAGCTTCTGGGAGAGAAAGCACAGGCATGAATTGATGCCAGATTCGCATCATGTAGAATACCTATTGACagaagaagacgaaaatGAAGAACATGAAGGAAGCACTCAAGTCTGAAACTGTTGTCAGCTCCATCAGTTCCAAAATAGGACACGTTctaatttgataaaaacGTATTCTGTCCATCAATCTACCATTATCAGAAAGTTCCTAGAAACTAAATATGCATGTTTATTCACTGTATATAAcacgaaaaaaaattctagATATCAATTATTTAGCCATCGCATTTATTCAACAACTCTTTCCTCAATTTTATGGATTCCACCACCCTCTTCAGCGATGATTCTTCTAACGTCTTCAATGTCCAGTGGATTTCCGTTCTGATCGACAAATCTCTTTTGACCCGGTTCATTTaacatttcat carries:
- the UBX3 gene encoding clathrin-mediated endocytosis regulator UBX3 (similar to Saccharomyces cerevisiae UBX3 (YDL091C); ancestral locus Anc_2.365); amino-acid sequence: MDLFRRILHGGEVPFTPIPGTFPEPQTQQETQTQRRDGSEQEETSRPTTRRTILSRRTIAMMVLQLPLVILHYIMSFMITMVSLIKPLYALQGFYKRKSMRTSDGKSRLNNLLELLSNESERTLNSEDSGLTTYSFGSLYSLENGSFCQDIVQGSYTDLLNACSEQCKFAMIYLHDSLLDNSTEYVNGLLCTEQFTTLIKKYQILLWFSDVSTSEGLQVANALKVRQFPFLGLLSLKAENKIELFGRMEGSLTQYKANFLENMLGKAYSKLLQIRQQRQNNALQQLIREQQDNRYNESLSADQRRERERATQRDTMNQAIEQARLKMLWLLWRKSTLAPEPSSDSGIPTCKVAIRADSGERVIRRFDASLPIEEIYAFVELQRTPNTLDAEESQNTGAPPRGYHHQYEFTLVSPVPRKELEPSTVIHDETAIFPSGTIIIENVNRD
- the RAM1 gene encoding protein farnesyltransferase (similar to Saccharomyces cerevisiae RAM1 (YDL090C); ancestral locus Anc_2.366) produces the protein MPNSLSRLKFINKNLLGRKRPTIISVVKDEEKDQETIMSIMKEVETDTTIAYNEVLEKCNEQYRSKVNPVLNKDFHQMYIEGWFSHDLPPQMSALDASQPWMLYWLANSMKVLNKNGLTDEIKERIAEKVFAISPQGGPFGGGVGQLPHLASNYAAINALALCDNIGGCWDKLNLKAIYEWLMSLKQVDGCFKTCSGIGETDTRGVYCALSVASMLGIMTPELCEGVEDFLISCQNYEGGFGGCAHEDEAHGGYTFCAIASLSILAAIDRIDTSKLALWCSQRQDNAEKGFCGRSNKLVDGCYSFWIGSTASILEWHGCAECVNKEALKEYILYCCQSSKRPGLQDKPGTNPDFYHTNYVLLGLAIAENAVFITSKEGDNKSKEQVLIEEPSSATHFNSPSCLTAINPIYGLPVEELFNFSTHFRHKKSSCSS
- the SRP14 gene encoding RNA-binding signal recognition particle subunit SRP14 (similar to Saccharomyces cerevisiae SRP14 (YDL092W); ancestral locus Anc_2.364), whose product is MVNEGCLSIEEFLPKISEYFKAANEKEVTVRVSTKRLVKGEPVEGNREFDATNNPHFDISRKAQQTHFKDVSQEVYPLLIRISYLSDAKKNKCSTVVKADDLDKFWQNFSAVIKGSMKGLIKKKKKKKGKAVVAKPKKGKKLKR
- a CDS encoding uncharacterized protein (similar to Saccharomyces cerevisiae YMR155W; ancestral locus Anc_2.363), whose product is MRPPSRSEQATCFVGSGIVALGAGTPYLLSFYAPQLLAKCNLPVSNLSTLSLAMSLGSSLLGFFAGIVIDKSVAGSCLIGALCTFSAYSILHYCYVHELANVPLIAFGLTLVGFGSVSGFYAAVKCCTTNFPHHRGTAGAFPVALYALAGMLFSTICTEVFGDDVEGIFKFLTYVCSSMIFVGCWTMKIMVTPKARKVKRRNSSIDQQVPNSRGSNSNMSETPSTQPIMISSERQGNEIPHSFPVHSQNRNGSLSSTSSSSLASSFQSLWSNKRSDSFIWSKDLPGSLSFWGWGRVRDEDALSESPSAHPFPPPSMPQLPPLSRTRQSYSSTNSSPRRQRFDSFTNLDRTDSFKRDQPGAHVLQRGTNNEVFTNMEDSTRNSIYKESSSWKNSHVFRTMKKPRFILYFIILATLQGIGQMYIFSVGFIVQTQVYSTSPEKYKLNPESIQSLQVSIISILSFLGRLSSGPFSDLLVKKLKAQRLWNIVVAGILFVYASLQMLQVSHVNLSAIMEGPDNIKNISFCSALFGYGFGILFGTFPSIIADAFGTEGFSTIWGLSTSGGLFTVKYFCSVLGVDLQNHVEDGKKYCEKGTVCYSHTFHLTAFFAMLVTVFTLAVITVSFWERKHRHELMPDSHHVEYLLTEEDENEEHEGSTQV
- the RIM13 gene encoding Rim13p (similar to Saccharomyces cerevisiae RIM13 (YMR154C); ancestral locus Anc_2.367), with translation MDGWEALNVVRRWFYCGESKDYAKALENLSVEASKSNDVAFIGGLLQLKRDSDAMNTKRKLLWLTSKVEDRFYPPLEADLAGPLQWNHDIVLQSKSDKILSIYCLRKALVADTLTSPGSIQQSRDIENCSFVASMIVIKNQKVSLPLIVKVGPYKYHVNLNFNGSNERLVTVDISSIPTTKRGKQLAVLSEDLNDKIIELAYLQVTTGSYDCPGSNFAIDMFTLTGYIPEIVDAKRYSVKKLIEFYRSGFCYMAIGTGDNSGELENSLIKNHDYPIVGINEDSCTLLARDTLDVNTTTDIDDMCLAKYYKQVYLVRKTDKLFSRKSTLHFVYKSDKYNKFKSIFDKPKFVLRNGSQGMEPIWILLETNLQCKNNSGKNNIAYLKKVPKNPFIHMTSALEGACEIGLQLLKLELPSNSDLRLFCHSSNTAHFTIHTFFNSGLVTFNRDSSAYNITSLQFSRTTQENYPLGSLNYFRNPTFKFELVHSSTVETSVHLQLLSETPHDLLNLSVFNFNDHTLSTPLLCNTDYTHQRYDKLHTPLITNTTYKIVCSTYSEPLSQEYKLVVAPPDDTLLPPFKCDIQQVFLEYGGYNYNTEQKIQWRTNSNRVVIPLSTATNNICFIRIVPKNELLLIRCNVFDSVTHRKICGNDSFQRVSAGGIVLEKVEIYGHPSVTLLIEKDEPIGLREPSKADSFSLIIGSHHKITIDV